From a region of the Saccharomycodes ludwigii strain NBRC 1722 chromosome VII, whole genome shotgun sequence genome:
- a CDS encoding N-acetyltransferase (similar to Saccharomyces cerevisiae YGR212W | SLI1 | Sphingosine-Like Immunosuppressant resistant gene) has protein sequence MRDLSYFEKFYYYRHLHSLSSSIFIAAKYDGIQLTPDLIYNCVANIIQKHPHFYLNIFEKESKNPFLNKINQLNLVQIIRFVDRDIEDVGLIKDLINFKFEYNNDQLPLWKVLVLKDNWILFSCDHLLFDGVSCANFHECLLQEFNRGCTQYKQMEELAKIPYSVHPEDVINIYKPPKLTLSFMFTVVLPFLLDTISNLLLTIPLLSFFFFSKKKDILSNSGFLIQKKRFIENYQKLNVPSDKLTRLHGLCKKRNVTLTSLLLTLFGLALQRNSVGKDDSITIGLPINIRCKANTSIDESKFGLFLKSSDITITDYLEPCNLGAMDFWKVVSLVNAKIRKDVKDDKLFNILSLLNFVDIDKWLQDKIDRPPTSSFEFSNIGLKFCPSEFTEKCQIVDSLFCQYLGFQNYFNISCISTVKGGTNFSFNYPYELTDEVKAFFKTFQQYIDVLLED, from the coding sequence atgaggGATTTGAgctattttgaaaaattttactATTATCGGCACCTTCATTCGTTGTCATCATCAATCTTCATTGCAGCGAAATATGACGGAATCCAGCTAACTCCTGATTTGATATACAACTGCGTAGCAAACattattcaaaaacatCCCCATTTTTACTTAAATATTTTcgaaaaagaaagtaaaAATCCATTTTTGAACAAAATTAATCAGTTAAATCTTGTTCAAATCATTCGATTTGTTGATAGAGATATCGAGGATGTGGGATTAATTAAAGAtctaataaattttaaatttgagtataataatgatcAACTACCGCTTTGGAAAGTTTTGGTTTTGAAGGACAACTGGATTTTGTTCAGCTGTGATCACCTATTGTTTGATGGTGTTTCTTGCGCAAATTTCCACGAATGCTTATTGCAAGAGTTTAACCGTGGATGTACCCAGTACAAACAAATGGAAGAACTCGCAAAGATACCTTATAGCGTGCATCCTGAGGATGTTATAAATATCTATAAGCCTCCAAAGTTGACCTTGTCTTTTATGTTTACTGTGGTATTACCTTTTTTGTTAGACACCATTTCCAACCTTTTATTGACAATTCCACtgctctctttttttttcttttctaaaaaaaaagatatattatCTAACTCAGGGTTTcttatccaaaaaaaaaggtttatcgaaaattatcaaaagtTGAATGTGCCAAGTGATAAATTAACAAGGTTACACGGTTTATGTAAGAAAAGGAATGTGACCCTTActtcgttattattaacgtTATTTGGTCTAGCATTGCAAAGAAACTCTGTAGGTAAAGATGATAGCATTACAATAGGACTTCCTATTAACATTAGATGCAAAGCAAATACATCAATAGATGAAAGTAAATTCGGCTTGTTCCTTAAATCATCAGATATAACCATCACCGATTACCTCGAGCCTTGCAATTTGGGCGCTATGGACTTTTGGAAAGTGGTATCATTAGTAAATGctaaaattagaaaagatGTCAAAGATGATAAACTGTTTAATATTCTCAGTCTACTAAATTTCGTTGATATAGACAAATGGTTACAAGATAAAATCGACCGTCCGCCAACATCTTCCTTtgaattttcaaatatcgGATTGAAATTTTGCCCATCAGAATTTACAGAAAAATGCCAGATTGTGGACTCCTTATTTTGTCAATATTTAGGATTCCAAAACTATTTCAATATCTCTTGTATCTCCACTGTGAAGGGGGGCActaatttttcctttaattaTCCATATGAATTGACTGATGAAGTGAAAGCGTTCTTTAAAACATTCCAACAGTACATTGATGTACTTTTGGAAGATTAA
- the COG2 gene encoding Golgi transport complex subunit COG2 (similar to Saccharomyces cerevisiae YGR120C | COG2 | Conserved Oligomeric Golgi complex), whose protein sequence is MPNNNNNKYLEEDDVDDFLRELQKEDLPLSKEINKDLFATKSISSETDYANISTLLLENNLQYTELDQLCQDFNTLSQSMKLDTIEDVKRVIPAFNNLNSSAGSKDTTATINNNRMVLQECSLKIAQLGQYIADHQQNFTQYNINVIQDILNFLVELDNLIALTKKHCYIYKLVDFLQKQNTIVVKLTDSTNNDDTDRVAVKLLLRYHHMIKLLHKLFQDTCNCHSQLIKMMRSQFEEILDNYNNLLTDKLLLKINNGNSEALNQALKYILEDMV, encoded by the coding sequence ATgccaaataataataataataagtaCTTGGAAGAAGATGACGTCGATGATTTTTTAAGAGAATTGCAAAAAGAAGATTTACCACTATCTAAGGAAATTAATAAGGATTTATTTGCTACTAAATCAATATCTTCTGAAACAGATTACGCCAACATATCTACcttattattggaaaacAATCTACAATATACTGAACTAGATCAATTATGTCAAGATTTTAATACTCTGTCTCAATCTATGAAACTGGATACCATAGAAGATGTTAAAAGGGTTATACCAGCTTTTAATAACTTGAATAGTAGCGCAGGTTCTAAAGATACAACTGCtacaattaataataatagaatgGTATTACAGGAAtgttctttaaaaatagctCAATTGGGTCAATATATTGCCGATcatcaacaaaattttacaCAGTATAACATAAATGTTATACAGgatattttaaactttttagtTGAACTGGACAATTTGATAGCTTTAACTAAAAAACATTgttacatatataaattggTGGATTTCCTACAAAAGCAGAACACCATAGTGGTTAAGTTAACTGATAGCACAAACAATGACGATACTGATAGAGTAGCGGTGAAATTGTTGTTGAGATATCATCACATGATTAAGCTTTTGCACAAATTATTTCAAGATACATGCAATTGCCACTCACAATTGATTAAAATGATGAGGAGTCAGTTTGAGGAAATCCTTGACAATTATAACAATTTGTTGACGGATAAATTactattgaaaataaataatggaAATTCAGAAGCATTAAACCAAGCATTGAAATACATTTTGGAAGATATGGTATAG
- a CDS encoding arylsulfatase, with translation MSESLKDPNFLIIVADDLGFTDVGCFGGEIKTPNLDKLGFDGLRFSGFHTASACSPTRSMLFSGTDNHIAGLGQMAEFLKRFKDKQAFAKKPGYEGFLNWKVASLPEIIGNERYYNVISGKWHLGLDEENWPNSRGFEKTFTLLPGAGNHYKKNVHFKDFLPFLYAENGKKLDPAVEIPDDFYSTEYFTSKFLENLKDKEARKGRPFFGCLTYTAPHWPLQAPRETINKYKDVYADGPFELRKRRLEKSKELGIIDESTVAHLVETHKTKIWDELSEEEKKYDSRVMEAYAAMVDELDKNIGRVIDYLKETGEFENTLIVFMSDNGAEGMLMEAMPNGWAHAKKIIEENYDNSYENIGNGDSFVYYGDLWAQAATAPRYMYKMWSSEGGINCPLIFHYPKLHENWKGPKVIDQFCTVMDIVPTVLELLNIAHPAPNFKGREIYPPRGKSWIPLLTGKSENIYQDDEYVGWELFGQRALRQGRYKILYIPKPFGSGEWELYDIKTDPGETIKLNDVYPDILDELVSKFSKYSYETGLVYFEPYDEDTKVNRRIIKDD, from the coding sequence ATGTCTGAAAGTTTAAAAGACCCAAACTTTTTGATTATAGTGGCTGATGATTTGGGTTTCACCGATGTCGGCTGCTTTGGAGGAGAAATTAAGACGCCAAATCTTGACAAATTAGGATTTGATGGGCTTAGATTTTCCGGGTTCCACACTGCATCAGCCTGTTCTCCTACTAGATCTATGTTATTTAGTGGAACCGACAATCATATTGCTGGTTTAGGTCAGATGGCagaatttttgaaaagattTAAGGATAAACAGGCCTTTGCTAAAAAACCGGGCTACGAAGGctttttaaattggaaaGTTGCTTCATTACCGGAGATTATAGGCAACGAAAGATACTACAATGTTATTTCCGGTAAGTGGCACTTAGGCCTAGACGAGGAAAACTGGCCCAACTCAAGAGGGTTTGAAAAGACCTTTACCTTGTTGCCTGGTGCCGGTAAccattacaaaaaaaatgttcaTTTCAAGGATTTTTTGCCCTTTTTATATGCTGAAAATGGGAAAAAATTGGACCCTGCTGTGGAAATCCCTGATGACTTTTACAGTACCGAATATTTTACTTCtaaatttttggaaaactTAAAAGATAAGGAGGCTAGAAAGGGAAGACCATTTTTTGGGTGTTTGACTTATACTGCTCCACATTGGCCACTGCAAGCACCAAGGGAAACCATTAACAAATACAAAGATGTTTATGCAGATGGTCCATTCGAAttgagaaaaagaagattgGAGAAAAGTAAGGAACTAGGTATTATTGACGAATCTACTGTTGCTCATTTAGTCGAAACACACAAGACCAAAATTTGGGATGAACTAAGTGAggaggaaaaaaagtatgATAGCCGTGTAATGGAAGCTTACGCAGCTATGGTTGATGAattggataaaaatattggcaGGGTCATTGATTATTTGAAGGAAACGGgtgaatttgaaaataccCTAATTGTATTCATGTCTGATAATGGTGCAGAGGGGATGCTAATGGAGGCCATGCCAAATGGATGGGCCCAtgctaaaaaaattattgagGAAAATTATGACAATTCTTATGAAAATATTGGGAATGGAGAtagttttgtttattatggAGATTTGTGGGCTCAGGCTGCTACTGCGCCAAGatatatgtataaaatGTGGTCTAGTGAGGGTGGGATTAATTGTCCACTAATCTTTCACTATCCAAAACTTCATGAAAATTGGAAAGGTCCTAAAGTTATTGATCAATTCTGTACTGTCATGGATATAGTCCCAACTGTCTTAGAGTTATTGAATATCGCACACCCAGCCCCTAATTTTAAAGGTAGAGAGATTTATCCACCTAGAGGTAAATCTTGGATACCGTTATTGACGGGGAAAagtgaaaatatttatcaagATGACGAATATGTTGGATGGGAATTATTTGGTCAACGAGCTTTGAGACAAGGTAGGTATaagattttatatattcCAAAACCATTTGGATCAGGTGAATGGGAATTATACGATATTAAAACAGATCCAGGTGAAACTATTAAATTGAACGATGTGTATCCAGATATTTTGGATGAGTTAGTTTCCAAGTTTTCTAAGTACTCTTACGAGACAGGCTTGGTGTATTTTGAGCCTTACGATGAAGATACAAAGGTCAACAGAAGAATTATCAAAGACGATTAA
- the CTF4 gene encoding chromatin-binding protein CTF4 (similar to Saccharomyces cerevisiae YPR135W | CTF4 | Chromosome Transmission Fidelity) gives MTRTGITEKEIFSSISKTYVAQSYDKLLTIHKNTCKIFDLKNKEMEEPDVIDTVANPTLAYTPLFIDENTKKLGFFLVNKDDETVYLYQDSNITQATGKYIHRAILNINDIALCHGGKILAIGGTDTEIQLINLSDSSSSQVIKAPNSVLNLAFSNVLNVLGVSFIDGSIALYSLSSAIPERVDNGDLKNYVTPNFSVADDDSDKDEFHSCSRIEFGESTGVFACCNNKSISVYQINNLNKAVKKYEHALPILDFKYVGNDNYICLVDESSKCILWHVATETVVYSNTIIPSNSDNINHLTSLCWSKSYTDLNNFNIYCGTTNGTVVYIENILSPENVSIFPTSSTTNTTEKKGVGLFVDDTASEDEHDQNIVDDINNNIDIKTLGDINNDYDVEVSGNKKRAHLDEYDDLDEELNDLKDDNYIDDYENEESGGILSNQHINNKKLKVGSGFANKPLKPWSQASTEFNFTDRRYLTINTVGYVWAVKSNGSHSVTVSFFDKTFKKEYHFEDVHHFDICSLGENGVLLASSTSGTVFYRSHTSDDAKWLKKMPLNSVGNHEIITSIAVTKKYCYIGTSFGKFYTLNMFGFCENLFKMAPVCALVAAPENSRVFMVHSNISGQLLTFSIFDHKKYYQKDQILPCDFKNIFFTQYGDPCLFSQDNNLIILSKWRNQFESRWIPILDVSFEFWRLTGDFNSKIPSGVHCWCLGVNGSCNNTMTYLLVKGSKHYPDFPISVPQEMTVRIPIINRKEVKEILEEKKQDEEDAGIYTDEQGGLELPIQFKAEEEFLRSKVCGEMLRDTLKTDGEMFGDEERDLLILNTTYDKSLLRIIANACSENNTNKALVLAKELKQDKALAAAIKIADRAGMVHLAQMIGELREARYAAEAENV, from the coding sequence ATGACTCGAACAGGTATTACTGAAAAGGAAATCTTTTCCTCAATTTCTAAAACCTACGTGGCTCAGTCATATGacaaattattaacaatCCATAAAAATACATGCAAAATCtttgatttgaaaaataaagaaatggAAGAGCCGGATGTCATAGATACCGTAGCCAACCCAACACTAGCATATACTCCCCTGTTCATTGATGAAAATACCAAGAAATTggggttttttttagttaacAAGGATGATGAGACTGTTTACCTATACCAAGATTCAAATATCACTCAGGCAACAggtaaatatatacatcgtgctattttaaatatcaACGACATTGCTTTGTGTCATGGAGGGAAAATTTTGGCCATTGGTGGTACTGATACCGAAATTCAACTGATTAATCTATCAGATAGTTCTTCTTCTCAGGTTATTAAAGCCCCAAACagtgttttaaatttggcATTTTCCAATGTTTTAAACGTATTGGGTGTTTCCTTTATAGATGGGAGTATTGCTTTGTATTCATTAAGTTCTGCAATTCCAGAAAGAGTGGACAATGgtgatttgaaaaattatgtCACTCCAAATTTTTCAGTTGCTGACGATGACAGTGACAAAGATGAATTTCATTCCTGCTCTAGAATAGAATTTGGTGAAAGTACCGGTGTTTTCGCAtgttgtaataataaaagtatatCTGTCTATCAGatcaataatttaaataaggcagttaaaaaatatgaacaTGCTTTACCAATTTTAGATTTTAAATATGTTGGGaatgataattatatttgcTTGGTGGATGAAAGCTCAAAATGCATATTATGGCATGTTGCCACTGAAACAGTAGTGTATTCAAATACTATAATACCCAGCAATAGTGATAATATAAATCACTTAACAAGTTTATGTTGGAGTAAAAGCTACACTGATCttaataatttcaatatttatTGTGGTACCACAAACGGAACTGTTGtttatattgaaaatattttatcgCCTGAAAACGTCTCTATTTTCCCAACTTCCTCTACCACAAATACTACTGAGAAGAAGGGTGTTGGATTATTTGTAGATGACACTGCTTCCGAAGACGAACACGATCAAAACATTGTTGATgatattaacaataacattGACATTAAAACTTTGGGGGacattaataatgattatGACGTAGAAGTTAGTggtaacaaaaaaagagcaCATTTAGATGAATATGATGATTTAGATGAAGAATTAAATGACTTAAAGgatgataattatatagACGATTACGAAAACGAAGAGTCCGGTGGTATACTCTCCAATCAgcatattaataacaagaaGTTGAAAGTCGGTTCTGGTTTTGCTAATAAACCATTAAAACCTTGGTCTCAAGCATCAACCGAGTTTAATTTTACTGATAGACGATATTTGACAATAAATACCGTTGGATATGTTTGGGCAGTTAAAAGTAATGGCTCTCACAGTGTAActgtttcattttttgataaaacttttaaaaaggaGTACCATTTTGAAGATGTTCATCATTTTGACATTTGTTCTTTGGGAGAAAATGGGGTCTTGTTGGCTAGTTCTACCTCAGGAACAGTTTTTTACAGGTCACATACATCGGATGATGCCAAAtggttgaaaaaaatgccTTTAAATTCTGTGGGGAATCATGAAATCATAACTAGTATTGCAGtaaccaaaaaatattgttatatAGGTACTTCTTTTGGAAAGTTCTATACCTTGAATATGTTTGGATTTTGTGAAAACCTATTCAAAATGGCACCCGTTTGTGCATTAGTGGCAGCGCCGGAAAACTCCAGAGTTTTTATGGTGCATAGTAATATTAGTGGACAgttattaactttttccatttttgatcataaaaaatattatcaaaaggATCAAATTTTGCCCTgcgattttaaaaacatctTTTTTACACAATATGGTGATCCGTGTTTATTTTCTCAGGATAATAAcctaataattttaagtAAATGGAGAAATCAGTTTGAAAGTAGATGGATTCCTATTTTGGACGTAAGTTTTGAGTTTTGGAGACTGACTGGAGATTTTAATTCCAAAATCCCTTCCGGAGTTCACTGTTGGTGTTTAGGTGTAAATGGTAGTTGTAATAATACCATGACTTATTTGTTGGTCAAAGGTAGTAAACATTATCCGGATTTCCCAATTTCTGTCCCGCAGGAAATGACAGTCAgaataccaataataaatagaaaagaAGTAAAGGAGATcttggaagaaaaaaaacaagatgAAGAGGATGCTGGTATTTACACCGATGAACAAGGTGGGTTGGAACTGCCTATTCAATTTAAAGCTGAGGAAGAATTTTTACGTTCCAAGGTTTGTGGTGAAATGTTGCGTGATACATTGAAAACAGATGGGGAAATGTTTGGAGATGAAGAAAGAGATTTACTAATATTGAACACAACCTATGATAAAAGTTTATTGAGGATAATTGCAAATGCTTGTTCTGAAAACAATACGAATAAAGCTTTGGTGTTGGCTAAGGAGTTGAAACAAGACAAGGCATTAGCTGCCGCTATTAAAATTGCGGATAGGGCTGGAATGGTGCATTTGGCACAAATGATAGGGGAGCTTAGAGAAGCCCGATATGCGGCTGAAGCAGAAAATGTTTGA
- the RRP9 gene encoding ribosomal RNA-processing protein RRP9 (similar to Saccharomyces cerevisiae YPR137W | RRP9 | Ribosomal RNA Processing), producing the protein MAVDQRKRKRNTLSANKNSNTTTTNDDEITDISSDEELKDNRTIEDENEEEREEEDLSSDEEFKGENSADKRRRLAKQYLQNLTEDANDVLNSRNDLELEDQQKEPLQMDEYNNFDAGELDREIIASRLKLDVAEKQGRVYRFIADKLLVDEAKITFSRVGECNLTCLSCFQPVFDTTFSESDDHNQKLISNKNKNRIYCYTVSKDLQLTKYDVTDFTKRPKKLKFVKGGKNYLPNEDTYRSELDNNSEGHYDELYAVAASPDGKFVVTGGKDRKLIVWSSENLAPLKVLPTRDRRGEVLALTFRKNSDQLFAACSDYKVRTYSINQFAQLETLYGHQDHVVDISALLMERCVTVGSLDKSAMLWKISEESRLTFRSGFEDPERLKKKWLQKNPDLFQAPMFYTENSIDTCSMIDDSHFVTGSDNGNISLWSTSKKKPIFTYRTAHGIMPIVDNLKISGEKDAKKRDIQLQGSKLTKPYWITSIYAIPYSNVFISGSWDGILRIWKVAENLREFELLKELPHAQGIVTKIQVVEKNFKQKTSFRILCSIAKEHRLGRWINRIPNARNGIYSVVIEHADF; encoded by the coding sequence ATGGCTGTTGACCAACgcaagagaaaaagaaacacTTTATCTGCCAACAAAAACAGCaacaccaccaccaccaatgatgatgaaattaCAGATATTTCCTCCGACGAGGAGTTAAAAGACAATCGTACAATTGAAGAcgaaaatgaagaagaacGAGAAGAAGAGGATTTAAGCTCAGATGAAGAATTCAAGGGAGAAAATTCTGCagataaaagaagaagattaGCCAAAcaatatttacaaaatttaaCAGAAGACGCCAATGATGTTTTGAATTCACGGAATGATTTAGAATTAGAAGATCAACAAAAAGAGCCTTTGCAAATGGATGAATACAACAATTTTGACGCAGGTGAGTTGGACCGTGAAATTATCGCTTCTCGTTTAAAATTGGATGTGGCTGAAAAACAGGGTCGTGTTTATAGGTTTATTGCtgataaattattagtagATGAGGCCAAAATAACATTTAGCAGGGTAGGGGAGTGTAATTTAACCTGTCTGAGTTGTTTTCAGCCCGTTTTCGATACCACATTTAGCGAATCAGATGATCATAaccaaaaattaattagtaataaaaacaaaaatagaattTATTGCTATACGGTTTCTAAAGACTTACAACTAACAAAATATGATGTTACTGATTTTACTAAAAGACCAAAAAAACTGAAATTTGTCAAGGGAGGGAAAAATTATCTTCCAAATGAAGACACGTACAGGAGCGAATTGGATAACAATAGCGAAGGCCACTACGACGAATTGTACGCTGTTGCGGCTTCTCCTGATGGAAAATTTGTAGTGACCGGGGGCAAAGATAGAAAGTTGATTGTTTGGAGCAGTGAAAACTTGGCTCCATTAAAGGTACTTCCAACCAGAGACCGTAGGGGCGAGGTTTTAGCATTGacatttagaaaaaatagtGACCAGTTATTTGCTGCATGCTCTGATTATAAAGTTAGAACGTACTCAATTAATCAGTTTGCTCAATTAGAAACATTGTACGGTCATCAGGACCACGTTGTTGATATTTCTGCATTGCTTATGGAACGTTGTGTTACTGTAGGATCATTGGATAAGAGTGCCATGTTATGGAAGATTTCAGAGGAAAGTAGATTAACTTTTAGAAGTGGGTTTGAAGACCCAGAAagattaaagaaaaaatggttGCAAAAAAACCCAGATCTATTTCAAGCACCAATGTTTTATACTGAAAATTCTATTGACACGTGTTCTATGATAGATGATAGTCATTTTGTTACCGGTTCtgataatggtaatatttCATTATGGAGCACTTCTAAGaaaaaaccaatttttACATATAGAACAGCCCATGGTATAATGCCTATTGTggataatttgaaaatttctGGTGAAAAAgatgcaaaaaaaagagatatACAATTGCAGGGTTCTAAATTAACAAAACCGTACTGGATAACATCGATATATGCAATTCCATATAGTAATGTATTTATATCCGGTTCCTGGGACGGCATATTAAGAATTTGGAAGGTTGCTGAAAATCTAAGAGAATTTGaacttttaaaagaattgcCTCATGCTCAAGGAATAGTCACAAAAATCCAAGTcgtagaaaaaaatttcaaacaaaaaacgtCTTTTAGGATATTATGTAGCATAGCTAAGGAACATAGATTGGGAAGATGGATTAATAGAATTCCTAATGCAAGAAATGGTATTTATTCGGTTGTTATTGAGCACGCTGATTTTTAA